Proteins encoded by one window of Brevibacterium atlanticum:
- a CDS encoding YciI family protein produces MRYSLIFHAPEPGADGPAPTEEDIQEMMRLMDDFGQALTSAGVFIAWEMLTPAQTATTVTRKTGEVVIEDGPFAAAKETLAGVVVIDVADKEAALAWAEKFPGTAYGTIEVRPAATSFVDGQWTRPQ; encoded by the coding sequence ATGCGCTACTCACTGATCTTCCACGCCCCCGAACCCGGTGCCGACGGCCCGGCCCCGACCGAGGAGGACATCCAGGAGATGATGCGTCTCATGGACGACTTCGGTCAGGCGCTGACCTCGGCCGGAGTCTTCATCGCCTGGGAGATGCTCACCCCGGCCCAGACCGCGACGACCGTGACCCGCAAGACCGGAGAGGTCGTCATCGAGGACGGTCCCTTCGCCGCTGCGAAGGAGACCTTGGCCGGGGTCGTCGTCATCGACGTCGCCGACAAGGAGGCCGCTCTGGCCTGGGCTGAGAAGTTCCCCGGCACGGCCTACGGCACCATCGAGGTCCGCCCCGCGGCCACCTCGTTCGTCGACGGCCAGTGGACCCGCCCGCAATGA
- a CDS encoding MFS transporter, producing MRGSGPRDDAALAARSGVRRSRPTAGPWLMAASTSLGARRIALLALFFLPGITISSWVTRTPSIRDALGASTAEMGFVLFGLSVGSMIGILGSGPLVSRWGARPVVLAGTIGIIASMPIVGLGAAVAEPFVVAAGLVVFGLGMGTGEVAMNVEGAELEKHLDRPFLPLLHGFFSLGTVIGAVLGILATAADFSVLVHLLAVGLLGMIVFVPAMRHVPVGTGQVPRSRETIPAEAVPQSPSTPVWRDPGLIAIGVIVLGMALAEGTANDWLPLVMVDGHGFAAALGSSVYAIFAAAMTLGRFIGGPIVARFGRPTVLAVSAAFGLVGIGLVSLVDSQFVAAIAVLLWGLGTSLGFPVALSEAGDSGPNPAARVATVSTIGYLAFLVGPPSLGLVGEHWGLRAALLIPMAMIIPVLIIAPLLRRQGRGRKRDPHTRPV from the coding sequence ATGCGCGGTTCAGGACCCCGTGACGATGCCGCCCTTGCCGCCCGCTCGGGAGTGCGTCGATCGCGTCCGACGGCGGGGCCGTGGCTGATGGCCGCGTCGACGTCGCTCGGCGCTCGCCGCATCGCACTTCTCGCGCTCTTCTTCCTGCCCGGGATCACGATCTCGTCGTGGGTGACCCGGACACCGTCGATCCGTGACGCCCTCGGCGCTTCGACCGCGGAAATGGGGTTCGTCCTCTTCGGTCTCTCCGTCGGATCGATGATCGGCATCCTCGGGTCCGGACCGCTCGTCAGCCGGTGGGGAGCCAGGCCCGTCGTCCTCGCCGGAACGATCGGAATCATCGCGAGCATGCCGATCGTCGGCCTCGGTGCCGCTGTGGCCGAGCCGTTCGTCGTGGCCGCGGGCCTCGTCGTCTTCGGGCTCGGCATGGGCACGGGCGAGGTCGCGATGAACGTCGAGGGCGCCGAACTCGAAAAGCACCTCGACCGGCCGTTCCTGCCGCTCCTCCACGGTTTCTTCAGCCTCGGCACCGTCATCGGCGCGGTGCTCGGCATCCTCGCCACCGCCGCCGACTTCTCGGTCCTCGTCCATCTGCTGGCAGTCGGCCTCCTCGGCATGATCGTGTTCGTCCCCGCAATGCGCCACGTCCCCGTGGGGACGGGGCAGGTGCCGCGTTCGCGAGAGACCATCCCCGCCGAGGCGGTCCCGCAGTCACCATCGACCCCCGTATGGCGCGATCCCGGGCTCATCGCCATCGGCGTCATCGTCCTCGGAATGGCGCTGGCCGAAGGCACCGCGAACGACTGGCTGCCCCTGGTCATGGTCGACGGACACGGCTTCGCGGCCGCGCTCGGCTCGAGCGTCTACGCGATCTTCGCGGCCGCGATGACGCTCGGTCGGTTCATCGGCGGACCGATCGTCGCCCGATTCGGCCGACCTACCGTGCTCGCGGTCAGCGCGGCGTTCGGGCTGGTCGGCATCGGCCTCGTCTCACTCGTCGACTCGCAGTTCGTCGCGGCGATCGCCGTACTGCTGTGGGGACTCGGAACCTCGCTCGGCTTCCCCGTGGCGCTGTCCGAGGCCGGAGACTCGGGCCCGAACCCGGCGGCCCGAGTGGCTACGGTCTCGACAATCGGCTACCTTGCCTTCCTCGTCGGTCCGCCCTCCCTCGGGCTCGTCGGCGAGCACTGGGGCCTGCGGGCCGCTCTGCTCATCCCGATGGCCATGATCATCCCCGTCCTCATCATCGCCCCGCTGCTGCGCCGGCAAGGACGAGGCCGGAAACGCGACCCTCACACCAGGCCGGTGTAG
- the mvk gene encoding mevalonate kinase, whose product MPNPPLTEPGPADGPTTQTQPIVTIPDAQGHSHAKAILFGEHAVVYGAPALAVPLHGLGVQADLFEISGPESRIESQLFSGTVSTAPAGMGPVVAALEAAVNATADAHAEAHPVVELRIRSGIPHSRGLGSSAAVATAIARAVADLRGVELDAAALHGIVQTAETVAHGRPSGIDAWAVAADWPIRFQNHSARPIEVGSPLVFVLADSGRPGSTAQAVGGVRARHDADPVRVGAMIDRLAALSEAAVDDIRAGDRVTIGRHMLEAHELLGHLGVSTPTLDSLVDAATAAGARGAKLTGGGLGGCVLALADGDEAAEELADAMRAAGAPRTWTTEVGPT is encoded by the coding sequence ATGCCGAATCCTCCACTGACCGAACCCGGCCCTGCCGACGGCCCCACGACGCAGACTCAGCCGATCGTCACGATCCCCGATGCGCAGGGACACTCGCACGCAAAAGCTATCCTCTTCGGTGAGCATGCCGTCGTCTACGGGGCCCCGGCGCTCGCGGTTCCGCTCCACGGCCTCGGCGTCCAGGCTGATCTCTTCGAGATCTCCGGACCCGAATCGCGCATCGAATCCCAGCTGTTCTCCGGCACCGTCTCGACCGCTCCGGCCGGCATGGGCCCGGTCGTCGCCGCCCTCGAGGCGGCTGTCAACGCCACTGCCGACGCACACGCCGAGGCGCACCCGGTCGTCGAGCTGCGCATCCGCAGCGGCATTCCCCACAGCCGAGGCTTGGGCTCCTCGGCCGCCGTGGCCACCGCCATCGCACGTGCCGTCGCGGATCTGCGCGGGGTCGAACTCGATGCCGCCGCGCTCCACGGAATCGTCCAGACCGCCGAGACCGTCGCCCACGGGCGGCCCAGCGGCATCGATGCCTGGGCGGTGGCCGCCGATTGGCCGATCCGGTTCCAGAACCACTCCGCCCGTCCCATCGAGGTCGGCTCACCGCTCGTCTTCGTCCTCGCCGATTCCGGTCGCCCCGGTTCGACCGCGCAGGCCGTGGGCGGGGTCCGGGCCCGACACGACGCCGATCCGGTGCGCGTCGGTGCGATGATCGACCGGCTCGCCGCGCTCAGCGAGGCCGCCGTCGACGACATCCGCGCCGGTGATCGGGTGACGATCGGCCGTCATATGCTCGAGGCGCACGAGCTGCTCGGCCACCTCGGCGTCTCGACCCCGACGCTCGACTCCCTCGTCGACGCCGCCACCGCGGCCGGAGCCAGGGGCGCCAAACTCACCGGCGGCGGACTCGGCGGCTGCGTGCTGGCTCTGGCCGACGGCGACGAAGCAGCCGAGGAGCTTGCGGACGCGATGCGCGCCGCGGGAGCACCACGCACCTGGACGACGGAGGTCGGACCGACATGA
- a CDS encoding RNA polymerase sigma factor — MTDPAERAMILSRDGWGRIIALIAAADGDICGAEDALATALERAVTAWRADGPPGNPEGWLYRVALNARRDAWKSAATRSSTALDDEVLERLGGRLGADPADHDPDALPDRRLELLAVCAHPDIDPPARPLLMLSAVMGMTGKQIASAMALPAATVSARLTRAKKRVAALGVGFGHPDRLDLESRLSDVQEAIYGAFAIAWAHAAPTPRAGMVGEAVYLAGLLARLCPGDGESHGLAALIHLSAARFPARRGGAGEFVPLTDQDPAQWDRMLAESGEHHLKEVYRCGHVGRFGLEAAIQLLHMAGVRTGTTDWPMLLRLHDDLESLAPSLGGSVSRAAVLAEVDGPETGLAALDTLSLGTPGIGTDDKDSKRISAFQPAWVLRAHLLDRLGRTGDAAEAYRRAIELTTDPAEREYLERRLR; from the coding sequence ATGACCGATCCTGCCGAGCGGGCGATGATCCTGTCCCGGGACGGCTGGGGCAGGATCATCGCGCTCATTGCGGCCGCCGACGGGGACATCTGCGGCGCCGAGGATGCGCTGGCCACCGCGCTCGAACGCGCCGTCACCGCGTGGCGGGCTGACGGACCGCCCGGCAATCCCGAGGGCTGGCTCTACCGGGTGGCGCTCAATGCCCGTCGAGACGCGTGGAAGTCGGCGGCGACACGGTCGTCGACCGCGCTCGACGACGAGGTCCTCGAACGACTCGGAGGCCGCCTCGGTGCCGATCCTGCCGATCACGACCCCGATGCCCTGCCGGACCGTCGCCTCGAACTCCTCGCCGTGTGCGCGCACCCGGACATCGATCCGCCCGCGCGGCCGCTGCTCATGCTCTCGGCGGTGATGGGGATGACCGGCAAGCAGATCGCCTCGGCCATGGCACTGCCGGCCGCCACCGTCTCGGCACGTCTGACCAGGGCGAAGAAGCGGGTCGCTGCGCTCGGCGTGGGCTTCGGCCACCCCGATCGGCTCGATCTCGAGTCCCGCTTATCAGATGTGCAGGAGGCCATCTATGGGGCCTTCGCGATCGCATGGGCGCATGCGGCGCCCACCCCGCGTGCCGGGATGGTCGGCGAGGCCGTCTACCTCGCCGGACTGCTCGCACGCCTGTGCCCCGGCGACGGCGAATCGCACGGATTGGCAGCCCTCATCCACCTCTCGGCCGCCCGCTTCCCCGCCCGCCGAGGTGGGGCCGGAGAATTCGTGCCCCTGACCGACCAGGACCCAGCGCAGTGGGACCGAATGCTGGCCGAATCCGGCGAACATCACCTCAAGGAGGTCTACCGCTGCGGCCACGTCGGTCGCTTCGGTCTCGAAGCGGCGATCCAGCTCCTTCATATGGCCGGGGTCCGGACCGGGACGACTGACTGGCCGATGCTGCTGCGCCTCCACGACGACCTCGAATCGCTCGCGCCGAGCCTCGGCGGATCGGTGTCCCGGGCGGCCGTCCTCGCCGAGGTGGACGGTCCCGAAACCGGACTCGCCGCCCTCGATACGCTGAGCCTCGGCACGCCAGGCATCGGCACCGACGACAAAGACTCCAAGCGCATCAGCGCCTTCCAGCCGGCCTGGGTCCTCCGGGCGCATCTGCTCGACAGACTCGGCCGGACGGGCGACGCCGCCGAGGCGTACCGGCGTGCGATCGAGCTCACGACCGACCCTGCCGAGCGGGAGTATCTCGAGCGCCGACTCCGCTGA
- a CDS encoding TetR/AcrR family transcriptional regulator, with product MRIGGRPRQIELTDIVAAGREIGLRELSLGAVASRLGVSSTALYRHVENRWGLERAVGESLLADLDLPDDPAHDVPTQLLAFGIALYDFVVGHPGLVTYVQTLFPRGEGGRALLSAETAALESRGYSTDAAIVLASAVATQAIGHAAAEDAQRARSAGWDAQREEAIDGMRADERLWEAHHRLPQLETSHYSRLMLAVTVRSIVDLLPPDRNVAEVIAELDSAVQAASAPTLATASPTTTAQDR from the coding sequence ATGCGCATCGGCGGCAGACCGCGGCAGATCGAGCTGACCGACATCGTCGCCGCCGGACGTGAGATCGGGCTGCGCGAGCTCAGCCTCGGGGCCGTCGCGTCCCGCCTCGGCGTGAGCTCCACGGCGCTGTACCGCCATGTCGAGAACCGGTGGGGGCTCGAGCGCGCCGTCGGTGAGAGTCTGCTCGCCGACCTCGATCTCCCCGACGATCCCGCTCACGACGTCCCCACTCAGCTGCTGGCTTTCGGCATCGCTCTCTACGACTTCGTCGTCGGCCACCCCGGACTCGTCACCTACGTCCAGACCCTCTTCCCCCGCGGCGAAGGCGGACGCGCACTCCTGTCCGCAGAGACCGCCGCTCTGGAGTCACGCGGCTATTCGACCGACGCCGCGATCGTCCTCGCCAGCGCCGTCGCCACCCAGGCGATCGGCCACGCCGCCGCCGAGGACGCCCAACGAGCCAGGTCGGCCGGCTGGGATGCCCAGAGGGAAGAGGCGATCGACGGAATGCGCGCCGACGAACGCCTGTGGGAGGCCCACCATCGTCTGCCGCAGCTGGAGACCTCCCACTACTCCCGACTCATGCTCGCGGTCACCGTCCGCAGCATCGTCGACCTCCTCCCGCCCGACCGGAACGTCGCCGAGGTGATCGCCGAGCTCGACTCGGCCGTTCAGGCGGCGAGCGCTCCCACCCTCGCCACAGCATCCCCAACCACGACAGCTCAGGACCGCTGA
- a CDS encoding TetR/AcrR family transcriptional regulator, which yields MSARSGVPNDPDRRQRIIIAALELILDDGTAKVSHRAVAARAGVPLGSMTYHFGGIDEVITEAFTLLVSRLSARYREGLAAATTLAEAREAVVEIICGDTFASPREMAAIFELYSYGRNSPGSAKLAASWMGISEDALTEHFSLDAARAVDALIEGWTIHCHLDGHPPDRDLVRTAVAALTRIDTENSTPRSDHRE from the coding sequence ATGAGCGCACGCAGCGGGGTGCCCAACGACCCCGACCGGCGCCAGCGGATCATCATTGCGGCTCTTGAGCTCATCCTCGACGACGGCACGGCGAAGGTCTCCCATCGTGCGGTCGCTGCCCGCGCCGGTGTGCCGCTGGGCTCGATGACCTACCACTTCGGCGGCATCGACGAGGTCATCACCGAGGCGTTCACCCTGCTCGTCAGCCGACTCTCGGCGCGGTATCGGGAGGGGCTGGCCGCTGCGACCACCCTCGCCGAGGCGCGCGAGGCCGTCGTCGAGATCATCTGCGGGGACACCTTCGCCTCCCCACGGGAGATGGCCGCGATCTTCGAGCTCTACTCGTACGGCCGGAACTCGCCGGGCTCGGCGAAGCTCGCCGCCTCGTGGATGGGCATCAGCGAGGACGCGCTCACCGAACACTTCTCCCTCGATGCCGCCCGCGCCGTCGACGCGCTCATCGAAGGGTGGACCATCCACTGCCACCTCGACGGCCATCCACCCGACCGCGACCTCGTCCGCACCGCCGTCGCCGCACTCACCCGGATCGACACGGAGAATTCCACCCCGCGCAGCGATCATCGGGAATAA
- a CDS encoding ABC transporter ATP-binding protein/permease — protein sequence MAKRGVNGAIMSAFGLRDHEAEVIEVERLAPKFVRVRMTSPTIFTDAELGPTAWLRFWFPDPADPDFEHQRGYTITEADPEAGTFAVDFVLHEPAGPASAWAESVTVGTRVEVASMGSTVFTIPDELPAGYLLIGDSASIPAINSILETIPAEVPVEVCLEEHEATDRLIPLSDHPRATVRWVPRRGDSSLAAAIESRDWSDWRVWTAPESGSLKAIRARLKGDFGFPKSEITARAYWYEGRAFGKMRGEKKDDTPAEVAAESTTGAEPSPTSARAEAPAASKGSWRANAGGRLIAPLKATLWIAGILQAIVTVVELAPYVLLVELSRQLLTDADSATLWATGIWAVALMGSGVVLSAALLFWLHLVDARFERDLRRRLLTTMARLPLGWFVDRGSGRIKQLVQDDTLALHYLVTHAVSDAVQAVVAPVAVLVYLVVVDWRIALALLVPVLVYIVTMSIMIIQSGTKPKQALTWAEQMNVEAGNYLAGQPVIRVFGGASASRFRSRIDEYVRFLTDWQRPFTTFKTVMDLVNRPATYLLIIAALGTWLTVAGSIDPIDLLPFLFLGTTFGARLLGIGYGLSGLSTGLLAARRIQNTLDEEQLEVAQVDDSDPASSEREASPTTATAPGLVEFDGVGFAYRPGVPVIAGVSLRLEPGTVTALVGPSGSGKSTLAALLARFHDVTEGAVRIGGRDLRTLPGDELYTQVGFVFQDIQLVHGTVAENIALAVPEASEDAIIHAARQAQIHDRILRLPDGYDTVIGAEATLSGGERQRLAIARAILADTPVLVLDEATAFADPESEHLVQQALGRLAAGRTVLVIAHRLHTITDVDRIVVLDHGRVAESGTHSELIAAGGRYRRLWDARETSPANASRTQGATR from the coding sequence ATGGCCAAACGCGGTGTCAACGGCGCGATCATGTCCGCCTTCGGTCTGCGCGACCACGAGGCGGAGGTCATCGAGGTCGAACGCCTCGCACCGAAGTTCGTCCGCGTGCGAATGACCTCGCCGACGATCTTCACCGACGCCGAACTCGGACCCACCGCGTGGCTGCGCTTCTGGTTCCCCGACCCCGCCGACCCCGACTTCGAACACCAGCGCGGGTACACGATCACCGAGGCCGACCCTGAGGCCGGCACCTTCGCCGTCGACTTCGTCCTCCACGAACCCGCGGGCCCCGCCTCGGCGTGGGCGGAATCCGTGACCGTGGGCACCCGGGTCGAGGTCGCCTCGATGGGCTCGACCGTGTTCACCATCCCCGATGAGCTGCCCGCCGGCTACCTCCTCATCGGCGACTCCGCGTCGATCCCCGCGATCAATTCCATCCTTGAGACGATCCCCGCCGAGGTGCCCGTCGAGGTCTGCCTCGAAGAGCACGAAGCCACCGACCGGCTCATCCCGCTCAGCGACCATCCCCGTGCGACCGTCCGCTGGGTCCCCCGCCGAGGCGATTCCTCCCTGGCCGCGGCCATCGAGTCCCGAGATTGGTCCGATTGGCGGGTCTGGACCGCCCCCGAGTCCGGATCGCTCAAGGCCATCCGCGCCCGCCTCAAGGGCGATTTCGGCTTCCCGAAGTCCGAGATCACCGCCCGCGCATACTGGTACGAAGGCCGGGCCTTCGGCAAGATGCGCGGAGAGAAGAAGGACGACACCCCCGCCGAGGTGGCCGCTGAGTCGACGACAGGTGCGGAGCCCAGCCCCACCTCGGCGAGGGCAGAAGCGCCAGCCGCATCCAAGGGCTCGTGGCGGGCGAATGCGGGCGGGCGGCTCATCGCCCCGCTCAAGGCCACCCTGTGGATCGCCGGCATCCTCCAGGCGATCGTCACCGTCGTCGAACTCGCCCCCTACGTCCTCCTCGTCGAGCTCTCCCGGCAGCTGCTCACGGACGCCGATTCGGCGACCCTGTGGGCGACGGGGATCTGGGCGGTCGCGCTCATGGGCTCCGGTGTCGTGCTTTCGGCGGCGCTGCTGTTCTGGCTCCACCTCGTCGACGCCCGCTTCGAACGCGATCTGCGCCGACGTCTGCTCACGACGATGGCCAGGCTGCCGCTCGGCTGGTTCGTCGACCGCGGATCCGGCCGGATCAAGCAGCTGGTCCAGGACGACACCCTGGCCCTGCACTACCTCGTCACGCATGCCGTGTCGGATGCCGTGCAGGCCGTCGTCGCTCCGGTCGCGGTCCTCGTCTACCTCGTCGTCGTCGACTGGCGGATCGCGCTCGCGCTCCTCGTGCCGGTCCTCGTCTACATCGTGACGATGTCCATCATGATCATCCAGTCCGGGACGAAGCCGAAACAGGCGCTGACCTGGGCCGAGCAGATGAACGTCGAGGCCGGAAACTACCTCGCCGGTCAGCCCGTCATCCGCGTCTTCGGCGGGGCCTCGGCCTCACGCTTCCGCTCCCGGATCGACGAGTACGTCCGCTTCCTCACCGACTGGCAGCGGCCCTTCACCACGTTCAAGACGGTCATGGACCTCGTCAACCGTCCGGCGACCTATCTGCTCATCATCGCAGCCCTCGGCACCTGGCTGACCGTGGCCGGTTCCATCGACCCGATCGACCTGCTGCCCTTCCTCTTCCTCGGCACGACCTTCGGCGCGAGGCTGCTCGGCATCGGCTACGGCCTGTCCGGGCTGAGCACGGGACTGCTCGCCGCCCGCCGGATCCAGAACACCCTCGACGAGGAGCAGCTGGAGGTGGCGCAGGTGGACGATTCTGACCCGGCCTCCTCGGAGCGGGAAGCCTCCCCGACGACTGCCACTGCCCCCGGTCTCGTCGAATTCGACGGTGTCGGCTTCGCCTACCGCCCTGGTGTGCCCGTCATCGCCGGCGTCTCCCTGCGCCTCGAACCCGGCACGGTGACCGCACTCGTCGGGCCCTCCGGTTCGGGCAAGTCCACGCTCGCAGCCCTGCTCGCCCGGTTCCACGACGTCACCGAGGGTGCCGTGCGCATCGGCGGCCGCGACCTCCGGACTCTGCCCGGCGACGAGCTCTACACACAGGTCGGCTTCGTCTTCCAGGACATCCAGCTCGTCCACGGCACCGTGGCCGAGAACATCGCCCTCGCCGTGCCCGAGGCCAGCGAGGACGCGATCATTCACGCGGCCCGGCAGGCACAGATCCACGACCGGATCCTGCGCCTGCCCGACGGCTATGACACCGTCATCGGCGCCGAGGCGACCCTGTCCGGCGGCGAGCGCCAACGGCTCGCGATCGCCCGGGCCATCCTCGCCGACACCCCGGTCCTCGTCCTCGACGAGGCGACAGCCTTCGCCGATCCCGAGTCCGAACACCTCGTTCAGCAGGCGCTCGGCCGGCTCGCGGCCGGGCGCACCGTCCTCGTCATCGCCCACCGGCTGCACACGATCACCGACGTCGATCGCATCGTCGTCCTCGACCACGGACGAGTCGCCGAGTCCGGCACGCACTCCGAACTCATCGCCGCAGGCGGCCGCTATCGCAGGCTCTGGGACGCCCGCGAAACCAGCCCGGCGAACGCCTCGCGCACCCAAGGAGCCACCCGATGA
- a CDS encoding ABC transporter ATP-binding protein, translated as MIRTFLAILPTERHRGMYLHLTLTLISVVLRALGTVALVPLIAALFGPEPAGAWPWLGLLAAATAAGWAIDAVISRIGMDLGFALLDSTQHAVTDRLSRIRLSWFTPANTATARQAIAATGPDLVGIVVYLLTPLLSGILLPIAIAIALIPISGPLALAALIGVPTLLAAFVGGARIGRRADRVAAETNSALTERVVEFARTQQALRASRRTESERSLVGTALSRQHGAAIRVLLLQIPSQVLFGLASQLALLVLAGTTAYLTVTGTITVPEAIALIVVIIRYLEPFTSLAGLSAAIESTTGVLRNIRTVLDAPLVGAGSPTNTSSTQGQAASAPGITLAEVAFRYAPDSPEVVVGLDLEFAPGTTTAIVGPSGSGKSTILSLIAGLQEPSAGHVLVDGVDIAALDATARHALAGVVFQHPYLVDGSLRANVLTGHPAATEQRIAEVARLARLDELLDRIPGGWDAEVGEGGTALSGGERQRVSIARALLKPAPILLVDEATSALDAENEAAIVAALTADPTPRTRIVVAHRLGSIRTADRVIFLDEGRVVEDGTVDELLAAGGRFARFWRDQDAAAGWTLGRTRQT; from the coding sequence ATGATCCGCACGTTCTTGGCGATCCTGCCGACCGAACGACACCGTGGGATGTACCTCCACCTCACGCTCACTCTCATCAGCGTCGTCCTCCGTGCGCTCGGCACGGTCGCCCTCGTCCCCCTCATCGCCGCGCTCTTCGGCCCGGAACCGGCCGGAGCCTGGCCGTGGCTGGGGCTCCTCGCCGCAGCCACGGCGGCCGGGTGGGCGATCGACGCGGTGATCTCACGCATCGGCATGGATCTCGGCTTCGCCCTCCTCGATTCCACCCAGCACGCGGTCACCGACCGCCTCTCCCGGATCCGCCTGAGCTGGTTCACGCCCGCGAACACGGCGACGGCCCGGCAGGCGATCGCAGCGACCGGGCCCGACCTCGTCGGCATCGTCGTCTACCTGCTCACCCCGCTACTCTCGGGCATCCTCCTGCCCATCGCGATCGCGATCGCGCTCATCCCTATCTCCGGTCCGCTCGCACTCGCCGCGCTCATCGGGGTCCCGACCCTGCTCGCCGCGTTCGTCGGCGGGGCGCGGATCGGTCGGCGCGCCGACCGTGTGGCGGCGGAGACGAACTCCGCCCTGACCGAACGCGTCGTCGAGTTCGCCCGCACCCAGCAGGCCCTGCGCGCCTCCCGTCGCACGGAGAGCGAGCGCAGCCTCGTCGGCACCGCCCTGAGCCGCCAGCACGGGGCCGCCATCCGCGTGCTCCTCCTCCAGATCCCCAGCCAGGTCCTCTTCGGCCTCGCCTCCCAGCTCGCGCTCCTCGTCCTCGCCGGCACCACCGCCTACCTCACGGTGACCGGGACGATCACCGTGCCCGAGGCGATCGCGCTCATCGTCGTCATCATCCGCTACCTCGAACCCTTCACCTCGCTCGCCGGCCTGTCCGCCGCGATCGAGTCGACGACCGGGGTGCTGCGCAACATCCGCACCGTCCTCGACGCTCCCCTCGTCGGGGCCGGCTCCCCCACCAACACCTCCAGTACGCAGGGTCAGGCCGCCTCGGCGCCGGGGATCACCCTCGCCGAGGTGGCCTTCCGGTACGCTCCCGACTCCCCTGAGGTCGTCGTCGGCCTCGACCTCGAGTTCGCACCCGGCACGACGACGGCGATCGTCGGACCGTCGGGGTCGGGGAAGTCGACGATCCTCTCGCTCATCGCCGGCCTGCAGGAGCCCAGCGCCGGGCATGTGCTCGTCGACGGCGTCGACATCGCCGCCCTCGATGCGACGGCCCGGCATGCGTTGGCCGGGGTCGTCTTCCAGCACCCGTACCTCGTCGACGGGTCGCTGCGGGCCAATGTGCTCACCGGACATCCGGCGGCGACCGAACAGCGCATCGCCGAGGTGGCCCGGCTCGCCCGCCTCGACGAGCTCCTCGACCGGATCCCCGGCGGCTGGGACGCCGAGGTCGGCGAGGGCGGCACCGCCCTGTCCGGAGGCGAGCGCCAGCGCGTCTCGATCGCCCGGGCGCTGCTCAAACCCGCGCCGATCCTCCTCGTGGACGAGGCCACGAGCGCCCTGGACGCGGAGAACGAAGCGGCGATCGTCGCGGCGCTCACCGCCGATCCGACCCCGCGGACCCGCATCGTCGTCGCCCACCGGCTCGGCAGCATCCGCACCGCCGACCGGGTGATCTTCCTCGACGAGGGTCGGGTCGTCGAGGACGGCACCGTCGATGAGCTGCTCGCCGCCGGCGGCCGCTTCGCCCGCTTCTGGCGCGATCAGGATGCTGCGGCCGGATGGACCTTGGGACGGACTCGCCAGACCTGA